Proteins from a genomic interval of Lolium perenne isolate Kyuss_39 chromosome 1, Kyuss_2.0, whole genome shotgun sequence:
- the LOC127332112 gene encoding uncharacterized protein translates to MKYQRPTTSFGPRQHSFLKKKVPGPRMMKIRKEVQLRQTYMPVSAPYRNTSASRGDDVENIGFAYNGKINRSSEPVYVNQGGDNGVVINSRKCPLGENFVISNESIVPVGKSKRVVVSPKSVLLEKSMTSNLMVDFSSEVVEKIAPQALKNNSSDTNKVSKKPLQSRKVDASSRGSTSSIEAPLVSNKVSIKENAMESKVHMVDEHHEKQQFKVREHKNPFKSKGILETEDHRDNSDAHGRIETPFLSNDTKKQSGGPLVEDHQNDKDNCKSKRKRQGEHGNGTEGTKTVKLVRGRFIGIVDEDEEDIKIVKSARRRYICDEDEDEGDISGDEHNLIIGDNHNTAGAEDGIGGLIAQTAIVELYGSLPIDEPIWSGMLKIGGEGYVPLEAHLLAKSCEKVWECSRSLQNMVEVAKIPRLDAEPKCFRVSRPTEDNIGLYFFPQEMRPNEGFDKLVKEVMDKNLILRAYVDEAEMLIFPSILLPERHQTFQGKHYLWGMFKRREDMVNAEVEQTMRGTRPGNGRQHCSRPCVGKKDVNKGARTNSLARPNESTPPAERTVAEAATPAPAADTATSNAPSRQAEHAADVVAEPVPAATSHATSLMLPADPVAADVTTTAPAVSAASSHAPSSSVPQRVLN, encoded by the exons ATGAAGTACCAAAGGCCTACTACCTCTTTTGGCCCGAGGCAACACTCTTTTTTAAAGAAGAAGGTGCCTGGTCCACGCATGATGAAGATTCGCAAGGAAGTCCAGCTTAGGCAGACATATATGCCAGTAAGTGCGCCCTATAGAAACACCAGTGCTAGCAGAGGTGACGATGTTGAAAATATAGGTTTTGCATATAATGGCAAGATCAATCGATCTTCAGAACCGGTCTATGTGAATCAAGGAGGTGATAATGGTGTGGTCATAAATTCGCGGAAATGCCCGTTAGGAGAAAACTTCGTGATATCAAATGAAAGTATTGTTCCAGTTGGCAAGAGTAAAAGAGTGGTAGTTTCACCAAAGTCTGTGCTCTTAGAAAAGTCTATGACCTCTAATTTGATGGTTGACTTTTCTTCAGAAGTTGTGGAGAAAATTGCCCCCCAAGCTTTGAAGAACAACTCAAGTGACACAAATAAAGTTTCAAAGAAACCGCTCCAATCTAGGAAAGTGGATGCATCTTCCAGAGGTTCGACGTCTTCGATTGAAGCACCATTGGTTTCAAACAAAGTATCAATCAAAGAGAATGCCATGGAAAGCAAAGTTCATATGGTGGATGAACATCATGAGAAACAACAATTTAAGGTGAGGGAACACAAAAACCCTTTTAAGAGTAAGGGTATCTTAGAAACGGAAGATCACCGAGACAACTCAGATGCTCATGGGAGAATAGAGACACCATTCTTGAGCAATGATACAAAAAAGCAGAGTGGAGGCCCGTTAGTAGAGGATCATCAGAACGACAAAGACAATTGTAAGAGTAAGAGAAAACGACAGGGAGAACATGGTAATGGTACTGAAGGAACTAAGACTGTTAAGTTGGTGAGAGGAAGATTTATAGGTATTGTAGATGAGGATGAAGAGGATATTAAGATTGTTAAGTCAGCGAggagaagatatatatgtgatgaagatgaagatgaaggtgaTATTAGTGGCGATGAACATAATCTTATTATTGGTGATAATCATAATACTGCTGGCGCTGAAGATGGTATAGGTGGATTGATAGCACAAACTGCTATTGTGGAGTTATATGGATCGCTGCCCATTGATGAACCCATTTGGAG TGGAATGTTGAAGATAGGAGGTGAGGGTTATGTCCCATTAGAAGCACATTTGTTGGCTAAATCTTGCGAAAAAGTATGGGAATGCTCGAGATCTTTGCAAAACATGGTTGAAGTAGCAAAGATTCCTAGGTTGGATGCTGAACCCAAGTGCTTTAGGGTATCAAGGCCAACTGAGGACAACATTGGCCTGTATTTCTTTCCACAAGAAATGAG GCCAAATGAGGGTTTCGATAAGCTAGTCAAGGAAGTCATGGACAAAAATTTGATCCTACGAGCTTATGTCGATGAAGCCGAGATGTTGATATTTCCTTCTATTTTGCTACCGGAGCGGCATCaaa CCTTTCAAGGGAAACACTACCTATGGGGTATGTTCAAACGCAGAGAGGATATGGTCAATGCAGAAGTAGAACAGACCATGCGTGGTACACGCCCAGGGAATGGGAGGCAGCATTGCTCACGTCCTTGTGTGGGCAAAAAAGATGTGAACAAAGGCGCTAGGACAAACTCCTTGGCTAGACCGAACGAGTCGACACCTCCGGCTGAGCGCACTGTGGCCGAAGCTGCTACTCCAGCTCCTGCCGCCGATACTGCCACGTCTAATGCACCAAGTCGCCAGGCTGAACACGCTGCCGACGTAGTTGCCGAGCCGGTTCCTGCCGCCACGTCTCATGCAACAAGCTTGATGCTTCCGGCTGATCCCGTTGCCGCCGACGTTACCACAACAGCTCCTGCCGTCAGCGCTGCCTCGTCTCATGCACCAAGCTCATCGGTTCCTCAGAGAG TATTAAATTAA